A single genomic interval of Psychroserpens sp. NJDZ02 harbors:
- the argS gene encoding arginine--tRNA ligase, which yields MSLQNTLEQHVKQAVKSIYSADLPAVEFQATRKEFAGDITVVVFPMLRVVKGNPVQIGEAIGNYLLENVTEVEGFNVVKGFLNLEIQASYFVNYFNSIKEQETFGFVDASAENKAVMVEYSSPNTNKPLHLGHIRNNLLGYSVAEIIKASGKKVYKTQIINDRGIHICKSMLAWQRFGNAETPESTGLKGDKLVGNYYVKFDQEYKKEIATLITEGKTEDEAKKEAPILVAAQHMLQKWEAGDKDVVTLWETMNGWVYKGFEETYNNLGVDFDNLYYESQTYLLGKEFVAEGLKSGVFFKKEDGSVWCDLTADGLDEKIVLRSDGTAVYMTQDIGTAIQRVKDYPDVGGMVYTVGNEQEYHFQVLFLIIKKLGFDWAKNLFHLSYGMVDLPSGKMKSREGTVVDADDLIVEMADTAKTISEDLGKLEGYTDQEKTDLYKTIGLGALKYYILKVDPKKRILFDPKDSIDFQGNTGPFIQYTYARIQSILRKAGVDTTVTLSADQVTLEDKERELIKQLQLFPEVIQQAATNHSPALIANYTYDLVKAFNSFYQNVSILGANTQNEIIFRVQLSHAVANTIKNAFSLLGVAVPERM from the coding sequence ATGAGTCTTCAAAATACCTTAGAGCAACACGTTAAACAAGCAGTAAAATCCATTTATAGCGCAGATTTACCAGCGGTAGAGTTTCAAGCAACACGTAAAGAGTTTGCTGGAGATATTACAGTGGTGGTTTTTCCAATGCTAAGGGTGGTTAAAGGTAATCCTGTGCAAATAGGAGAGGCTATTGGTAATTATTTGTTAGAAAACGTCACCGAAGTCGAAGGGTTTAATGTGGTTAAAGGGTTTTTAAATCTAGAGATTCAGGCGTCCTATTTTGTAAACTATTTTAATAGTATTAAGGAGCAAGAAACGTTTGGTTTTGTTGACGCTTCCGCGGAAAATAAAGCCGTTATGGTAGAGTATTCTTCGCCAAACACAAACAAACCATTACACCTTGGACACATCCGAAACAATTTATTAGGGTACAGTGTGGCCGAAATAATTAAAGCGTCCGGTAAAAAAGTATATAAAACACAAATTATAAACGATAGAGGGATACATATTTGTAAAAGTATGTTGGCTTGGCAACGTTTTGGAAATGCCGAAACTCCTGAATCTACAGGATTAAAAGGTGACAAATTAGTTGGTAATTACTACGTTAAATTTGATCAAGAATATAAAAAGGAAATTGCAACTTTAATAACTGAGGGTAAAACCGAAGATGAGGCTAAAAAAGAAGCGCCAATTTTAGTTGCCGCACAACACATGCTTCAAAAGTGGGAAGCAGGAGATAAAGACGTTGTAACATTATGGGAAACCATGAATGGATGGGTATATAAAGGGTTTGAAGAAACTTATAATAACCTAGGGGTTGATTTTGATAATTTGTATTACGAAAGTCAAACCTACCTTTTGGGTAAAGAGTTTGTTGCCGAAGGTTTAAAATCAGGTGTGTTCTTTAAAAAAGAAGATGGATCGGTTTGGTGCGATTTAACTGCCGATGGTTTAGACGAAAAAATTGTACTACGTTCTGACGGAACAGCAGTGTACATGACGCAAGATATAGGAACAGCTATCCAACGTGTTAAAGATTATCCAGATGTTGGCGGAATGGTTTATACGGTGGGTAATGAGCAAGAATACCATTTTCAAGTGCTGTTTTTAATTATTAAAAAGTTAGGATTTGATTGGGCTAAAAATCTATTTCATTTAAGTTATGGTATGGTCGATTTACCATCAGGAAAAATGAAGAGTAGAGAAGGGACTGTTGTAGATGCCGATGATTTAATTGTCGAAATGGCAGACACCGCAAAAACCATATCTGAAGATTTAGGGAAATTAGAAGGGTATACAGATCAGGAAAAAACAGACTTATATAAAACGATTGGTTTAGGAGCTTTAAAATATTACATTTTAAAAGTAGACCCTAAAAAACGTATTTTGTTTGATCCAAAGGATTCAATCGATTTTCAGGGTAATACAGGACCTTTTATACAGTATACGTATGCTAGAATCCAATCTATCTTACGTAAAGCAGGAGTAGACACTACGGTAACGCTAAGTGCGGATCAAGTAACGTTAGAAGATAAGGAGCGTGAGTTAATCAAGCAGTTGCAATTATTTCCGGAGGTTATCCAACAAGCAGCAACTAATCATAGTCCAGCATTAATCGCAAATTATACTTACGATCTGGTAAAAGCCTTTAATAGCTTTTATCAAAATGTGTCTATACTAGGTGCAAATACTCAAAATGAAATTATATTTAGAGTACAGTTATCTCATGCAGTTGCAAATACTATAAAAAATGCTTTTAGCTTATTAGGTGTGGCAGTGCCAGAACGTATGTAA
- a CDS encoding M28 family peptidase yields MKKIILLVSVFTVLVSCKTKVSEPLKTEEYTVTTQEIKDIVGYLASDDLKGRDVGSPGIAEAATFVESKLKSYGVKPYFETYRDNFKVGDLDAFNVVGYLEGTDADLKNEYIVIGAHYDHIGQITTVENDSIANGANDNAAGTSGVLAMAKYFGAKKSNKRSLLFVTFSAEEKGLIGSKHLAKRLKEADLNVYTMINLEMIGVPFKDRDYQAFITGYDKSNLAEVMNTYAGEKFVGFSDVAAKYSLFKRSDNYAFYEAFNVPSHTVSSCDLTNFDFYHHVNDEVDQLDYPFMTNLINTLAPVIEKMTNAETQEIKLN; encoded by the coding sequence ATGAAAAAAATAATTTTATTAGTATCTGTTTTTACTGTTTTAGTGTCTTGTAAGACTAAAGTCAGTGAGCCTTTAAAAACAGAAGAGTATACAGTAACCACGCAAGAAATAAAAGATATCGTGGGTTACTTGGCTTCCGATGATTTAAAAGGTCGAGACGTAGGAAGTCCAGGTATTGCCGAAGCAGCTACTTTTGTAGAGTCTAAACTAAAATCTTATGGAGTCAAACCTTATTTTGAGACGTATCGTGACAATTTTAAAGTAGGCGATTTAGACGCTTTTAATGTGGTTGGATATTTGGAAGGTACTGATGCAGATTTAAAAAATGAATATATTGTTATCGGTGCGCATTACGATCATATTGGACAAATTACTACCGTAGAAAATGATAGTATTGCTAATGGTGCAAACGATAATGCTGCAGGAACAAGCGGCGTTTTAGCTATGGCAAAATACTTTGGCGCTAAAAAAAGCAATAAAAGAAGTTTGTTGTTTGTTACTTTTTCGGCTGAGGAGAAAGGATTAATAGGATCAAAACATTTAGCAAAACGTTTAAAAGAAGCTGATCTTAATGTATATACCATGATTAATTTAGAGATGATTGGTGTGCCATTTAAGGATAGAGACTATCAGGCATTTATAACCGGTTATGATAAATCTAATCTGGCGGAAGTGATGAATACTTATGCTGGAGAAAAATTTGTAGGATTCTCTGATGTTGCAGCAAAATATAGCTTGTTTAAACGGTCGGATAATTATGCTTTTTATGAAGCTTTTAATGTCCCAAGTCATACAGTATCGTCTTGCGACTTAACTAACTTTGATTTTTATCACCATGTTAATGATGAGGTGGATCAATTAGATTATCCTTTCATGACTAACTTAATAAACACATTGGCTCCAGTTATAGAGAAAATGACAAATGCAGAAACACAAGAAATCAAATTAAATTAA
- a CDS encoding cell wall metabolism sensor histidine kinase WalK — MTLNKGTIWVDSQLNIGSTFYVELPKNKIYTDDKLILCLW; from the coding sequence GTGACACTAAATAAGGGCACTATTTGGGTAGACAGCCAGTTAAATATAGGGAGCACTTTTTATGTAGAACTCCCTAAAAATAAGATTTACACTGATGATAAATTAATCTTATGCCTTTGGTAG
- a CDS encoding ATP-binding protein: MQNLLANVVKLCNRGDSITMSNTMNNKKVLLSISHTGVGIDKANQAKLFEDN, from the coding sequence ATGCAAAACCTACTGGCTAATGTTGTCAAGTTATGTAATAGAGGCGATAGCATTACCATGTCTAATACAATGAATAATAAGAAAGTGCTACTTAGCATCTCCCATACAGGTGTTGGAATAGATAAAGCTAATCAAGCTAAGCTATTTGAAGATAATTAA
- the ctlX gene encoding citrulline utilization hydrolase CtlX, producing MKQTTNTILMIRPVNFRMNEQTAVNNYFQEDINIKNAEINTKAQEEFDAFVEKLRAVGVTVIVENDDISVDTPDSIFPNNWVSFHQNGDVAMYPMFAENRRKERREAIFVRLEKEGYKINNITDYTSAEEEGVFLEGTGSLLLDRANSIAYCALSPRADEDLFIEFCEDFEYTPVVFTANQTVEDKRLPIYHTNVMMCLAETFAVICLDTIDDKKERKNVLSHLKDTGKKVITITEQQMNQFAGNMLQLKGKDEVLYLVMSQAAHDSLTPAQKADIEAHCPILSSSLETIETCGGGSARCMMAEVFLPKA from the coding sequence ATGAAGCAAACAACAAACACCATATTAATGATTCGCCCTGTAAATTTCAGGATGAACGAGCAAACTGCAGTTAATAATTATTTTCAGGAAGATATTAATATTAAAAATGCAGAAATTAATACAAAAGCACAAGAAGAATTTGATGCGTTTGTAGAAAAATTAAGAGCTGTTGGTGTTACTGTTATTGTAGAAAATGATGATATATCTGTAGATACACCGGATTCTATTTTTCCAAATAACTGGGTTAGTTTTCATCAAAATGGAGATGTTGCGATGTATCCGATGTTTGCAGAAAACAGAAGAAAAGAAAGACGTGAAGCTATTTTTGTTAGATTAGAAAAAGAAGGTTATAAAATTAATAATATTACGGATTACACATCGGCGGAAGAAGAAGGTGTGTTTTTGGAAGGTACAGGCAGTTTATTATTAGATAGAGCTAATAGTATTGCGTATTGTGCATTATCACCAAGAGCGGATGAGGATTTATTTATAGAATTCTGTGAGGATTTTGAATATACACCAGTAGTTTTTACAGCAAACCAAACGGTAGAAGATAAACGTTTACCAATTTATCATACTAATGTCATGATGTGTTTAGCAGAAACCTTTGCGGTTATTTGTTTAGATACGATTGACGATAAAAAGGAGCGTAAAAATGTGTTGTCTCATTTAAAAGACACAGGTAAAAAGGTAATTACTATTACAGAGCAGCAAATGAATCAATTTGCAGGTAATATGTTACAGTTAAAAGGAAAAGATGAGGTATTGTATTTAGTAATGAGTCAAGCGGCTCATGATAGTTTAACACCAGCTCAAAAAGCAGATATTGAAGCACATTGCCCAATCTTATCAAGTAGTTTAGAGACTATTGAGACTTGTGGTGGTGGAAGTGCGCGCTGTATGATGGCTGAGGTTTTTCTACCAAAGGCATAA
- a CDS encoding thioredoxin family protein: MALTSSNPITLGVTAPQFLLFNTVTEEELSLNALKGEKGTVIMFICNHCPFVIHINEILVALANTYQQKGINFIAISSNDVENYPQDGPDKMKQLAKDLNYPFPYLYDATQDVAKAYDAACTPDFYLFDSQLKATYHGQLDTSRPGNGIPVTGIDLIKAMEAVLDKAQPLAEQKPSMGCGIKWKKD; the protein is encoded by the coding sequence ATGGCTTTAACATCTTCTAACCCAATAACATTAGGCGTCACTGCTCCCCAATTTTTATTATTTAATACCGTAACGGAAGAAGAGCTTAGTTTGAATGCTCTTAAAGGAGAAAAAGGGACTGTAATTATGTTTATATGTAATCATTGTCCTTTTGTGATTCATATTAATGAGATATTGGTTGCGTTAGCAAATACCTATCAACAAAAAGGAATCAACTTTATTGCGATAAGTAGTAATGATGTGGAAAATTATCCACAAGATGGTCCCGATAAAATGAAGCAGTTAGCCAAGGATTTAAACTACCCTTTCCCTTATTTGTATGATGCTACTCAAGACGTGGCTAAAGCTTATGATGCTGCTTGTACTCCTGATTTTTATCTTTTTGATAGCCAATTAAAAGCGACCTATCATGGTCAGTTAGATACGTCTAGACCTGGGAATGGTATACCAGTGACTGGTATAGATTTGATAAAAGCAATGGAGGCTGTTTTAGATAAGGCCCAACCGTTAGCGGAACAAAAACCCAGTATGGGTTGTGGTATTAAATGGAAAAAAGACTAA
- a CDS encoding SDR family NAD(P)-dependent oxidoreductase, with product MKAKNIIITGTSRGIGFELVHIFANQGHNVLALSRNAQPVNNLHFDNITSFAFDLGNQEDYKKVADFVKDEWKHVDVLINNAGTLLNKPFAETTMEAFETVYRTNVFGVAEMTRTVLPFMNKDGHVVTVSSMGGVQGSMKFAGLSAYSSSKGAVITLTELLAEEYKETGPSFNVLALGAVQTEMLEEAFPGYEAPNTAKQMADYMANFALTGQQLYNGKLLQVSSSTP from the coding sequence ATGAAAGCTAAAAATATAATTATAACAGGTACTAGTCGTGGTATTGGTTTCGAGTTAGTGCATATTTTTGCTAATCAAGGACATAATGTATTAGCCTTGTCTAGAAATGCACAACCCGTAAACAATCTTCATTTTGATAACATAACATCTTTTGCTTTTGATTTAGGAAATCAGGAGGATTATAAAAAAGTTGCTGATTTTGTTAAAGACGAGTGGAAACATGTTGATGTCTTAATAAATAATGCAGGAACACTATTAAATAAACCTTTTGCGGAGACGACTATGGAAGCGTTTGAAACCGTGTATCGTACTAACGTTTTTGGAGTCGCAGAGATGACAAGAACAGTCCTTCCGTTTATGAACAAAGACGGTCACGTTGTTACAGTTAGTTCAATGGGCGGTGTACAGGGTAGTATGAAGTTTGCAGGATTGTCTGCTTATAGTTCTAGTAAAGGAGCTGTAATAACGCTTACAGAGCTTTTAGCGGAAGAGTATAAAGAAACTGGGCCTTCATTTAATGTGTTGGCTTTAGGAGCAGTGCAAACAGAGATGTTAGAGGAAGCTTTCCCTGGTTATGAAGCACCTAATACAGCAAAACAAATGGCCGATTATATGGCCAATTTTGCTTTAACAGGACAGCAACTGTATAATGGTAAACTATTACAAGTCTCTAGTTCTACCCCGTAA